One region of Xylanimonas ulmi genomic DNA includes:
- a CDS encoding ABC transporter permease codes for MDSSTTMIDTPEPPDTDISVAELEQDLTLPSAKRSRRTARGAGGGRGARIGMLVGVLVFPFVMVSMMYSTYLGTMHAPQVVDLPVAVVATSDQTGAASVFAALDAVADDQVAPRMVATVDEARGLLSEQQIAAAIVPPAAEGQPATVYVAGAAGASKSQTAQSLVLPAAAGLGWATQVEDVAPLPDGDATGTVVLFAAMGMMLAGYVPLSIMMMGTPHLLRLRRFLPVLAGWAVIVPTVIWLLLGPLVGGVDGHYLTFLGIGALTVAAVGLMQLFLTKAVGPLGVLLGMLLLVVFGMPASNLALPVESMPGFFGALHHVLPLSAAGEALRSALYFDGVGLAPHLITLAVGLVVGLALSAVLDRKNGDVIPAASKFENSDTPLPALPGGPLRSKRTRYIAAAAFPGTMMVLVVGLMGFSMHAPDVHDLPVAVVGATTEAADQAASGLQGSLGDLVDLRTFDSVAHADQAIESQEVVATFVLPGVDGAQGAQLRTASGAGKTQQQVVSQIFTQITAAQGLALEQVDVAPLTDTDTQGSDSLYVAMAWVMAGFLIAVVLRGGMPQVRTMRRHLPILLGWAVGMSVWLWFLFAVLIDAVHGNAWSLIGIGALTIFAVSLVTSVFTRSIGMAAVPVVVVAMLLAGVPASGGGMSLYMVPDVFRALHDVLPLAAGVDAVRSLTYLGGAGVTQNVLVILAWGAAGLLANGLIERRLLRRPANQAPARFLVDA; via the coding sequence ATGGACTCGTCGACCACCATGATCGACACCCCCGAACCTCCCGACACGGACATCTCCGTCGCCGAGCTTGAGCAGGACCTGACACTGCCGTCCGCCAAGCGCTCCCGACGGACGGCCCGCGGCGCGGGCGGCGGCCGCGGCGCGCGGATCGGGATGCTCGTCGGGGTCCTGGTGTTCCCGTTCGTGATGGTCTCGATGATGTACTCGACCTACCTGGGCACGATGCACGCCCCGCAGGTCGTCGACCTGCCCGTCGCCGTCGTCGCGACCAGCGACCAGACGGGCGCGGCGAGCGTCTTCGCAGCCCTCGACGCCGTGGCTGACGACCAGGTCGCGCCGCGCATGGTCGCGACCGTCGACGAGGCGCGCGGCCTGCTCTCCGAGCAGCAGATCGCCGCCGCGATCGTGCCCCCCGCCGCCGAGGGCCAGCCCGCCACGGTGTACGTCGCGGGCGCGGCCGGGGCCTCCAAGTCCCAGACCGCGCAGAGTCTCGTGCTGCCCGCCGCCGCGGGACTCGGCTGGGCGACCCAGGTCGAGGACGTCGCACCCCTGCCCGACGGCGACGCCACCGGCACGGTCGTGCTGTTCGCCGCAATGGGCATGATGCTCGCCGGGTACGTGCCGTTGAGCATCATGATGATGGGCACCCCGCACCTGTTGCGCCTGCGCCGCTTCCTGCCCGTACTGGCAGGCTGGGCGGTGATCGTGCCCACCGTGATCTGGCTGCTGCTCGGCCCGCTCGTCGGGGGAGTGGACGGGCACTACCTGACGTTCCTCGGCATCGGAGCCCTCACCGTGGCCGCCGTGGGCTTGATGCAGCTCTTCCTCACCAAGGCTGTGGGCCCGCTCGGTGTGCTCCTCGGGATGCTCCTGCTCGTGGTCTTCGGCATGCCGGCGTCCAACCTGGCGCTGCCCGTCGAGTCCATGCCCGGGTTCTTCGGCGCGCTGCACCACGTCCTGCCGTTGTCCGCAGCCGGTGAGGCGCTGCGCTCGGCCCTGTACTTCGACGGCGTCGGACTGGCCCCGCACCTGATCACCCTCGCCGTCGGCCTGGTCGTCGGGCTCGCGCTGTCGGCCGTGCTCGACCGCAAGAACGGCGACGTCATCCCCGCCGCCTCCAAGTTCGAGAACTCCGACACCCCGCTGCCCGCGTTGCCCGGCGGGCCCCTGCGGTCCAAGCGGACCCGGTACATCGCCGCCGCGGCGTTCCCCGGCACGATGATGGTCCTGGTCGTCGGGCTCATGGGCTTCTCCATGCACGCCCCGGACGTGCACGACCTGCCCGTCGCCGTCGTCGGCGCCACCACCGAGGCGGCGGACCAGGCGGCCTCCGGACTGCAGGGGTCGCTCGGCGACCTAGTCGACCTGCGGACCTTCGACTCGGTCGCACACGCCGACCAGGCGATCGAGAGCCAGGAGGTCGTCGCCACGTTCGTGCTGCCGGGCGTCGACGGCGCCCAGGGCGCGCAACTGCGGACCGCCTCCGGCGCAGGCAAGACCCAGCAGCAGGTCGTGAGCCAGATCTTCACGCAGATCACCGCCGCACAGGGGCTCGCGCTGGAGCAGGTTGACGTCGCGCCGCTGACCGACACCGACACCCAGGGCAGCGACAGCCTCTACGTCGCCATGGCCTGGGTCATGGCCGGGTTCCTCATCGCCGTCGTGCTGCGCGGCGGCATGCCGCAGGTGCGCACCATGCGACGCCATCTGCCGATCCTGCTCGGCTGGGCGGTGGGCATGTCGGTGTGGCTGTGGTTCCTGTTCGCCGTCCTGATCGACGCCGTTCACGGCAACGCGTGGTCGCTCATCGGCATCGGGGCGCTGACGATCTTCGCCGTCTCCCTGGTGACCTCCGTCTTCACGCGAAGCATCGGGATGGCCGCCGTGCCCGTCGTCGTGGTGGCGATGCTGCTCGCCGGCGTCCCCGCCTCGGGTGGCGGCATGTCGCTGTACATGGTCCCGGACGTGTTCCGCGCCCTGCACGACGTGCTCCCGCTCGCCGCGGGCGTCGACGCCGTCCGCTCGCTGACCTACCTCGGTGGGGCAGGGGTGACGCAGAACGTCCTGGTCATCCTCGCGTGGGGCGCGGCCGGCCTCCTGGCGAACGGGCTGATCGAGCGGCGCCTGCTCAGGCGGCCGGCGAACCAGGCGCCCGCCCGGTTCCTCGTGGACGCCTGA
- a CDS encoding SDR family oxidoreductase, whose product MQTAIITGGAGGMGLATAAILGRDHKVVIADVDRERLDAAADGLRAAGVDAQAEVCDITDRASVDALFAAAGPELRAVVHAAGVSPQMGSGAMIARINALGTVHIDTAALEVAGDGFAVVNVASIAGHMLPSALAPRRTYRLALTDPEAFSAKLESKARRPGSAYSVSKNFVLWYTRKMAAAFGAKGARVLSVSPGTFDTSMGRLEEKSGSGKLVEFAALKRFGRPEEVAELLAFCAGDKAGYLTGTDILIDGGAKAGLGLRGVIALARG is encoded by the coding sequence ATGCAGACGGCGATCATCACCGGCGGCGCTGGCGGGATGGGCTTGGCGACCGCCGCAATCCTCGGACGCGACCACAAGGTGGTGATCGCCGACGTCGACCGCGAACGACTCGACGCGGCGGCGGACGGCCTGCGGGCGGCCGGTGTCGACGCGCAGGCGGAGGTCTGCGACATCACGGACCGCGCGTCGGTGGACGCACTCTTCGCTGCGGCCGGCCCCGAACTGCGCGCCGTGGTGCACGCCGCCGGGGTCAGCCCACAGATGGGCTCGGGCGCGATGATCGCGAGGATCAACGCCCTCGGGACGGTCCACATCGACACCGCGGCCCTTGAGGTCGCCGGCGACGGGTTCGCCGTGGTCAACGTGGCCTCCATCGCCGGCCATATGTTGCCCTCGGCGCTGGCGCCACGGCGCACCTATCGGCTCGCGCTGACCGATCCGGAGGCGTTCTCGGCCAAGTTGGAGTCCAAGGCGCGGCGCCCGGGTAGCGCGTACTCAGTCTCCAAGAACTTCGTGCTCTGGTACACGCGGAAGATGGCCGCCGCGTTCGGGGCGAAGGGGGCGCGAGTGCTGTCGGTGTCGCCCGGCACCTTCGACACCTCGATGGGGCGACTGGAGGAGAAGAGCGGCTCGGGGAAGTTGGTCGAGTTCGCCGCGCTCAAGCGGTTCGGCCGACCCGAGGAGGTTGCTGAGCTGCTGGCCTTCTGCGCGGGAGACAAGGCCGGCTACCTCACCGGGACTGACATCCTCATCGACGGCGGCGCCAAGGCCGGCCTTGGCCTGCGCGGTGTGATCGCCCTGGCGCGCGGCTGA
- a CDS encoding iron ABC transporter permease has product MTVTKPHTAASPRAQVLAPATRPRVWAQGAGVVLALVVAVVLVGAWHLTQGTSNVGPRELLGLLTGDGDAGVRDILVGSRLPRLAAGVAVGFALGVAGALFQSISRNPLASPDTLAVTGGSYLAIVVVAAFGLTVPFWASGIVAFIGGIAAAALVLGLAGGAGAGGSRLVLAGAAVAMALQAGVSTLLILFQNETTGLFAWGSGTLSQLDLTAFWRALPVVVLATAVGLSLSRRLDVLGLGDDTAAALGVPVRATRAVGVVLAVLLTAAAVTLAGPIGFVGLAAPVITRLLARVVPALSRHALSLPTAGLLGSLVVVLADAVVRALLGADAALAVPTGVATTVLGALIMVALARRLRDAGPTTRPPAAIGGPRSARRFVIVVAAVALLAVAVVVVGLLAGSTWLRTGDIALWAQGEGPAVVRFALDERAPRVAAAVVAGAALALSGTMVQATARNPLAEPGILGITGGAGLGAVIVVTAVAGTAWGNGVAASASATLAAAVIGGLGAFALVYLLAWRSGLLADRLVLVGIGVLNLTAALTTFLLLRADPWNTPRIYTWLSGTTYGRGFGEVAPVLVLLALAVPLAASMPRELDLLALDDDTPRLVGVGLERTRLLVLGVAAALAATSVTAVGVVGFVGLVAPHAARALVGGRHARVLPVAMLIGAVLLGLADTLGRTVIAPAQLPAGLVVALLGAPYFVWLLGRSRA; this is encoded by the coding sequence ATGACCGTCACGAAGCCGCACACGGCAGCGTCACCACGCGCCCAGGTCCTCGCGCCGGCGACCCGCCCCCGCGTCTGGGCGCAGGGAGCGGGCGTGGTGCTCGCGCTCGTCGTCGCCGTCGTCCTGGTCGGCGCCTGGCACCTGACCCAGGGCACGTCGAACGTCGGTCCGCGCGAGCTGCTCGGTCTGCTGACCGGCGACGGCGACGCGGGCGTGCGCGACATCCTCGTCGGCTCACGCCTGCCGCGCCTCGCGGCGGGCGTGGCCGTCGGGTTCGCGCTCGGGGTGGCCGGAGCCCTCTTCCAGTCCATCTCCCGCAACCCGCTCGCCTCGCCCGACACGCTCGCCGTCACCGGTGGCTCCTACCTCGCGATCGTCGTCGTCGCCGCGTTCGGCCTCACGGTGCCGTTCTGGGCGTCAGGGATCGTCGCGTTCATCGGTGGGATCGCGGCCGCCGCGCTCGTGCTCGGCCTCGCGGGCGGGGCCGGGGCCGGCGGCAGTCGGCTCGTCCTGGCCGGCGCCGCCGTCGCCATGGCGCTCCAGGCCGGCGTCTCGACGTTGCTGATCCTGTTCCAGAACGAGACCACCGGGCTGTTCGCGTGGGGCAGCGGCACGCTGAGCCAGCTCGACCTGACCGCCTTCTGGCGGGCGCTGCCCGTCGTGGTGCTCGCCACCGCCGTCGGGCTGTCGCTCTCGCGCCGGCTCGACGTCCTCGGCTTGGGCGACGACACCGCCGCGGCGCTCGGAGTGCCCGTGCGAGCGACGCGCGCGGTCGGAGTCGTGCTCGCGGTCCTCCTGACCGCGGCGGCTGTCACCCTCGCGGGGCCGATCGGCTTCGTCGGGCTCGCCGCCCCGGTGATCACACGGCTGCTCGCGCGCGTCGTGCCCGCCCTGAGCCGACATGCGCTGTCGCTTCCGACGGCGGGACTGCTCGGCTCACTCGTCGTCGTGCTCGCCGACGCCGTCGTGCGCGCCCTGCTCGGTGCGGACGCCGCGCTCGCGGTGCCCACCGGCGTGGCGACCACCGTGCTCGGCGCGCTCATCATGGTGGCGCTCGCTCGCCGGCTGCGCGACGCCGGGCCGACGACGCGGCCGCCCGCCGCCATCGGCGGGCCGCGCAGCGCGCGACGCTTCGTCATCGTGGTCGCGGCCGTGGCACTGCTCGCCGTGGCCGTCGTCGTGGTCGGGCTGCTCGCCGGGTCGACGTGGCTGCGCACGGGTGACATCGCGCTGTGGGCGCAGGGCGAGGGGCCCGCCGTCGTGCGGTTCGCTCTCGATGAGCGCGCCCCCCGCGTCGCGGCCGCGGTCGTCGCCGGAGCGGCGCTCGCGCTGTCCGGCACGATGGTGCAGGCGACCGCCCGCAACCCGCTCGCCGAGCCGGGCATCCTGGGCATCACGGGAGGCGCCGGGCTCGGCGCCGTGATCGTCGTGACCGCCGTCGCGGGCACCGCCTGGGGCAACGGGGTCGCGGCGAGCGCGAGCGCCACCCTCGCAGCAGCCGTCATCGGGGGCCTGGGCGCGTTCGCCCTCGTCTACCTCCTCGCCTGGCGCTCGGGGCTCCTGGCCGACCGCCTCGTGCTCGTCGGCATCGGCGTGCTGAACCTGACGGCGGCGCTGACGACATTCCTCCTGCTGCGCGCCGACCCGTGGAACACCCCACGCATCTACACGTGGCTGTCCGGGACGACCTATGGACGCGGCTTCGGGGAGGTGGCGCCCGTTCTGGTCCTGCTCGCCCTCGCCGTGCCGCTCGCCGCCTCGATGCCGCGCGAGCTCGACCTGCTCGCGCTCGACGACGACACACCCCGGCTGGTCGGCGTCGGCCTGGAGCGCACCCGTCTCCTCGTGCTCGGCGTCGCGGCGGCGCTCGCGGCCACCAGCGTGACCGCCGTCGGCGTCGTCGGGTTCGTCGGCCTCGTGGCGCCGCACGCCGCACGCGCACTCGTCGGCGGGCGCCACGCCCGGGTGCTGCCCGTGGCGATGCTGATCGGAGCGGTGCTGCTCGGACTCGCGGACACCCTCGGGCGCACGGTGATCGCGCCCGCCCAACTACCGGCCGGCCTGGTCGTCGCGCTGTTGGGCGCGCCGTACTTCGTGTGGCTGCTGGGGCGGTCGCGGGCCTGA
- a CDS encoding ABC transporter substrate-binding protein gives MSLRKTASLAGATLLLPLALAACGTTDAGATAAAPTGASTGECADVPTSTGPVSLTDSFGRSVTLDKPAERVAVLEWQQVEDALTLCVAPVAVADVAGYTTWDGAETLPAGVTDVGTRGEPNLDALFAADPDLIIVEAYTADDEIIKKLAEYDVPVLATQGADAADPVANMIDTFDLIAQATGRTERAASVVDEFEAHLADAKRKIADAAPAHTDFVYFDGWIDGGNVALRPFGQGSLVGELGEELGLTNAWTGQVDPVYGLGQSDIEGMAPVGASTLLYTGTKDEEDWTAGLAKNAVWANLPAVVEGRTHAFPAAIWTFGGPRSAEMIIDAYVDIFAQ, from the coding sequence ATGTCTCTGCGCAAGACCGCCTCCCTGGCCGGCGCCACGCTCCTGCTGCCCCTGGCCCTCGCGGCCTGCGGCACGACCGACGCCGGAGCCACCGCGGCGGCGCCGACCGGCGCCTCGACCGGCGAGTGCGCCGACGTGCCCACATCCACCGGTCCCGTCTCCCTGACCGACTCGTTCGGCCGCTCCGTCACGCTCGACAAGCCCGCCGAGCGGGTCGCCGTGCTGGAGTGGCAGCAGGTCGAGGACGCCCTCACGCTGTGCGTCGCGCCCGTCGCCGTCGCCGACGTCGCCGGCTACACCACGTGGGACGGGGCCGAGACCCTCCCCGCGGGGGTGACCGACGTCGGCACGCGGGGTGAGCCCAACCTGGACGCCCTGTTCGCGGCCGACCCGGACCTCATCATCGTCGAGGCCTACACGGCTGACGACGAGATCATCAAGAAGCTCGCGGAGTACGACGTCCCGGTGCTGGCGACCCAGGGCGCCGACGCCGCCGATCCCGTCGCGAACATGATCGACACGTTCGACCTCATCGCCCAGGCGACCGGTCGGACCGAGCGTGCGGCGAGCGTCGTCGACGAGTTCGAGGCACACCTCGCCGACGCGAAGCGCAAGATCGCCGACGCCGCGCCCGCGCACACCGACTTCGTCTACTTCGACGGGTGGATCGACGGCGGCAACGTCGCCCTGCGCCCCTTCGGCCAGGGATCGCTCGTGGGCGAGCTGGGCGAGGAGCTGGGCCTGACGAACGCCTGGACCGGCCAGGTCGACCCCGTCTACGGGCTGGGGCAGTCGGATATCGAGGGCATGGCGCCCGTCGGCGCGTCGACGCTCCTGTACACCGGGACGAAGGACGAGGAGGACTGGACCGCCGGGCTGGCCAAGAACGCCGTGTGGGCGAACCTGCCCGCCGTCGTCGAGGGCCGCACCCACGCCTTCCCCGCGGCGATCTGGACCTTCGGTGGGCCGCGGTCGGCCGAGATGATCATCGACGCGTACGTCGACATCTTCGCCCAGTGA
- a CDS encoding ABC transporter ATP-binding protein — protein MTVAPALWGESLVLGYQRTTVVHGVAVRLRAGAVTALVGPNGSGKSTVLRSLARLHPVDQGAVRLAGDADADADAVDAAALSARDFARRVTMLAQSRPHPSGLDVRDVVAFGRHPHRRRFAPLSDADTAAIDRAMAITGIGDMARRAVDQLSGGELQRVWLATCLAQETGVVLLDEPTNHLDLRYQVETLDLVRDLAEEHGTAVGVVLHDLDHAASVADDVVLLHHGRVIAVGAPADVLTSDHLSRAYGLPIDVTTDPGTGRVRVHPRGRHHGRTR, from the coding sequence GTGACAGTCGCGCCCGCCCTGTGGGGCGAGAGCCTGGTGCTCGGCTACCAGCGCACCACCGTCGTCCACGGCGTCGCCGTGCGCCTGCGAGCCGGAGCGGTCACCGCGCTGGTCGGCCCCAACGGGTCGGGGAAGTCGACCGTGCTGCGCTCGCTCGCGCGCCTGCACCCGGTGGACCAGGGCGCTGTCCGGCTCGCTGGCGACGCCGACGCCGACGCCGACGCCGTCGACGCCGCGGCGCTGTCCGCGCGCGACTTCGCGCGCCGGGTCACGATGCTCGCCCAGTCGCGGCCGCACCCGTCCGGGCTCGACGTGCGCGATGTGGTCGCCTTCGGCCGCCACCCGCACCGGCGCCGGTTCGCCCCGCTGAGTGACGCGGACACGGCCGCGATCGACCGTGCGATGGCCATCACGGGCATCGGCGACATGGCGCGCCGCGCGGTCGACCAACTCTCGGGCGGAGAGCTCCAACGCGTGTGGCTGGCCACCTGCCTCGCGCAGGAGACGGGCGTCGTCTTGCTCGACGAGCCGACCAACCACCTCGATCTGCGCTACCAGGTGGAGACGCTCGACCTCGTGCGCGACCTGGCCGAGGAGCACGGCACCGCCGTCGGCGTCGTGCTGCACGACCTCGACCACGCGGCGTCGGTCGCCGACGACGTCGTGCTGCTCCACCACGGGCGCGTGATCGCGGTCGGCGCACCGGCCGACGTGCTGACCAGCGACCACCTGTCGCGCGCCTATGGCCTGCCCATCGACGTCACCACCGACCCCGGCACGGGCCGCGTCCGCGTACACCCGCGCGGCCGCCACCACGGTCGGACCCGCTGA
- a CDS encoding SAM-dependent methyltransferase, with protein sequence MATTQNVDVSLEYLVCHDEGDGWGTAEPYLWACYFKVDGDNYAVQPGSGLIGAPLIDSRTGGHGNLGNTDVDAGDAVAIPEGIGFWHTKLKPIPVNDPFVRGLVGENLPGIIGVIVVAMEEDGWPNSLAEAGYQAFVDGVYLGVTKVAASFQHALSKPTKEQIDAAIATVKASVGALVKAAVKNAMSGWQLIWYGTFGDNDDQIGSEAFTTDSDELATSVTIPISRRWGDDEAGDGDWELQGRIRGLPDITCSLESLFSSFAATDTGTSMDDLRAFRDGPFRTLPGLGAWWDEFQTLAPALVEVAADNPRLQDALTVVLQEAARTVSHPDAELSADLLDNARTVIDSLDGHVSARGAKVLRQAATVLERIHRLPVERAIETVALSKPIGRTPRTLLKARGDTTAAPLTAFLLSLTSADSLDAYERDPQAVLRASALSPAEQHAVRQGLRGWLRLQSLRELEAAGLAAKVSDQLPPDVVAIDPITINTNNFNANSITIETHVDVHSTTIDTTHITTTDATTTTTNSSDWRDRLTLNIDDAIRHFERTDWDSPGRLVVVGSGIRPISDLTLGARDQIIAADVVVYCVADPITELQIHELNPNAHSLYGLYGNGKPRIDTYREMVEAMLTPLREGKRVCAVFYGHPGIFAWATHESIRQARAAGLRAEMAPAISSQDSLFADLGIDPSSAGLQTVDATDLLIRRRQLNPTMHVLIWQAECVGDDGFNFAGYERHNFPILIEYLQQTYPSDHTVVIYDASTYPHLPPTIRSTTLDVVDAQDLSGISTLYLPPAFRADIDQDMLHRLGLE encoded by the coding sequence ATGGCGACAACTCAGAACGTCGATGTGAGCTTGGAGTACCTGGTCTGTCACGACGAGGGCGACGGTTGGGGGACGGCCGAGCCGTATCTGTGGGCGTGCTACTTCAAGGTCGACGGCGACAACTACGCGGTGCAGCCGGGCTCCGGACTCATCGGCGCGCCGCTCATCGACTCACGCACGGGCGGGCACGGGAACCTCGGGAACACCGACGTCGACGCTGGCGACGCCGTGGCGATCCCCGAGGGGATCGGGTTCTGGCACACCAAGCTCAAGCCGATCCCCGTCAATGATCCCTTCGTGCGAGGTCTCGTCGGCGAGAACCTTCCGGGCATCATCGGCGTGATCGTGGTCGCCATGGAGGAGGACGGGTGGCCGAACAGTCTGGCGGAGGCGGGCTATCAGGCCTTCGTCGACGGCGTCTACCTCGGCGTGACGAAGGTGGCCGCAAGCTTCCAGCACGCCCTGTCCAAACCGACCAAAGAGCAGATCGACGCGGCCATCGCCACCGTCAAGGCGTCCGTGGGCGCCCTTGTCAAGGCCGCCGTCAAGAACGCGATGAGCGGCTGGCAGCTGATCTGGTACGGCACCTTCGGCGACAACGACGACCAGATCGGCAGTGAGGCGTTCACCACCGACTCCGACGAACTCGCGACGAGCGTGACGATCCCGATCTCGCGACGGTGGGGCGATGACGAGGCCGGCGACGGCGACTGGGAGTTGCAGGGCCGAATCCGCGGCCTGCCAGACATCACGTGCTCGTTGGAGAGCCTCTTCAGCTCTTTCGCGGCGACCGACACGGGAACGTCCATGGACGACCTGCGGGCGTTCCGCGATGGTCCGTTCCGCACGCTCCCCGGCCTCGGCGCATGGTGGGACGAGTTCCAGACTCTCGCCCCCGCCCTTGTCGAGGTCGCCGCCGACAACCCTCGGCTGCAAGACGCGCTCACGGTGGTCCTCCAGGAGGCCGCCCGCACGGTGAGCCACCCGGACGCGGAGCTCAGCGCCGACCTTCTGGACAACGCGCGGACCGTCATCGACTCGCTCGACGGCCATGTGAGCGCGCGCGGTGCGAAGGTGCTGCGCCAAGCCGCCACGGTCCTCGAGCGCATTCACCGGCTTCCGGTGGAGCGGGCGATCGAGACGGTCGCGCTGTCCAAGCCGATCGGACGAACCCCGCGCACGCTCCTGAAGGCGCGTGGGGACACGACGGCGGCCCCGCTCACCGCCTTTCTGCTCTCGCTGACCTCGGCCGACAGCCTCGACGCGTACGAACGCGATCCGCAGGCCGTCCTGCGCGCGAGCGCGCTGAGCCCCGCCGAGCAGCACGCGGTGCGCCAAGGCCTGCGAGGCTGGCTGCGGCTGCAGTCGCTGAGGGAGCTTGAGGCCGCGGGTCTGGCGGCCAAGGTCAGCGACCAGTTGCCGCCCGACGTCGTGGCGATCGATCCGATCACGATCAACACAAACAACTTCAACGCGAACTCCATCACGATCGAAACACACGTCGACGTCCACTCGACCACGATCGACACCACGCACATCACCACGACCGACGCCACCACGACGACCACCAACTCCAGCGATTGGCGCGATCGCCTCACACTCAACATCGACGACGCCATCCGCCACTTCGAGCGGACGGATTGGGACAGCCCCGGACGGCTCGTCGTCGTCGGATCGGGCATCCGTCCCATCAGCGATCTGACCTTGGGCGCACGCGACCAGATCATCGCCGCAGACGTGGTGGTCTACTGCGTCGCCGATCCGATCACCGAACTCCAGATCCACGAGCTGAACCCGAACGCGCACTCCCTCTACGGCCTGTACGGCAACGGAAAGCCGAGGATCGACACCTACCGGGAGATGGTCGAGGCGATGCTGACCCCGTTGCGTGAGGGAAAGCGCGTGTGCGCGGTCTTCTACGGCCACCCCGGCATCTTCGCGTGGGCGACGCACGAGTCGATCCGCCAGGCGCGGGCAGCCGGCTTGCGAGCCGAGATGGCCCCAGCCATCTCGTCCCAGGACTCGCTCTTCGCCGATCTGGGCATCGACCCGTCCAGCGCGGGCCTTCAGACGGTTGACGCCACCGATCTGCTGATCCGGCGGCGCCAGCTCAACCCGACCATGCACGTGCTGATCTGGCAGGCCGAGTGCGTGGGAGACGACGGCTTCAACTTCGCCGGCTATGAGCGGCACAACTTCCCGATCTTGATCGAGTACCTCCAGCAGACGTACCCGAGCGACCACACGGTGGTCATCTACGACGCGTCCACCTATCCGCACCTGCCGCCCACCATCAGGTCGACGACCCTCGACGTGGTCGACGCGCAGGACCTATCGGGGATCTCGACGCTGTACCTGCCGCCGGCGTTCCGCGCCGACATCGACCAGGACATGCTCCATCGGCTCGGGCTTGAGTGA
- a CDS encoding TetR/AcrR family transcriptional regulator gives MTRTDGRTALLDAAERLFAEQGIPQVSDRKVADAAGHKNHSAVAYYFGSRDGLLRALLDRQTASFEEARERLFTQSDSLLGDVRSFVLPMTQTFAALPTPSWRARFLARTLGDANAAARGREVLESTPLTLKIGASLLSRMTHVDRAIAVGRARLMTRIMIDTCADVERAAEGGEDPRWEAVGQFLADAITGMLQAPSSQSSHYPAIDDPSGPTAASGR, from the coding sequence ATGACCAGAACCGATGGCCGCACCGCACTGCTCGACGCAGCCGAGCGCCTGTTCGCCGAGCAGGGCATCCCCCAGGTCTCCGACCGCAAGGTCGCCGACGCCGCCGGCCACAAGAACCACTCGGCCGTGGCGTACTACTTCGGCAGCCGCGACGGACTGCTGCGCGCACTCCTGGACCGGCAGACCGCCTCGTTCGAGGAGGCCAGAGAGCGCCTCTTCACGCAGTCCGACTCCCTCCTGGGCGATGTGCGCAGTTTCGTGCTGCCGATGACGCAGACGTTCGCCGCGCTGCCCACCCCCAGTTGGCGAGCCCGCTTCCTGGCCCGCACGCTCGGCGACGCGAACGCGGCGGCACGCGGGCGCGAGGTGCTCGAGTCCACACCGCTCACCCTGAAGATCGGCGCCTCGCTGCTGAGCCGGATGACGCACGTGGACCGGGCTATCGCCGTCGGGCGCGCCCGGCTGATGACCCGGATCATGATCGACACCTGCGCGGACGTCGAGCGCGCCGCCGAGGGCGGAGAGGACCCGCGCTGGGAGGCCGTGGGGCAGTTCCTCGCCGACGCGATCACCGGGATGCTCCAGGCGCCCTCAAGCCAGTCGAGCCACTACCCCGCCATCGACGACCCCTCCGGACCGACCGCCGCCAGCGGTCGCTGA
- a CDS encoding transposase family protein, protein MTALGQVPDPRSRFTGEPLASVLSLVVAAGIAGATRVTLVLDWAHDQPAGIGLGFGFSRGWTSARTVNRVLERVDHARFDEITHAWLAARGSRRRRASLAWPTGEPGSWTR, encoded by the coding sequence ATGACGGCGCTGGGACAGGTCCCGGACCCGCGCTCGAGGTTCACAGGTGAACCGTTGGCGAGTGTGCTCTCGCTGGTTGTCGCTGCGGGGATCGCTGGCGCGACCCGGGTCACGCTGGTGCTGGACTGGGCGCACGACCAACCCGCGGGCATCGGCCTGGGGTTCGGGTTCTCGCGGGGGTGGACGTCGGCGCGCACGGTCAACCGGGTCCTGGAGAGGGTTGACCACGCCCGGTTCGACGAGATCACCCATGCGTGGCTCGCCGCCCGGGGATCGCGCCGGCGCCGTGCGTCGCTCGCGTGGCCGACGGGCGAACCCGGTTCTTGGACACGCTGA